The proteins below are encoded in one region of Pyxidicoccus trucidator:
- a CDS encoding zinc dependent phospholipase C family protein produces the protein MPTLLMHLTAIERMAANPGDLPADWVRALAEDLPYARFGAALPDLPLCEGVRGGLSAFLPEREPPLFARLYHERAPVGFGLKMAELVATGALVGNEAGLALLAGYFTHLCIDRRLYPVVDRLVHRHRRRGERARDAHREIEWAQTLFYLRELHGVDLLGTPRLREKCQVVKSPGFPWRGIGRGIYELVRLSSQERVGQAPSKADVDGWVRGLYISGLFLSSPVGRARALPAYAHLSFQELYRNDAFDFSGEVEGALESARGVLRRLHGYMARGTFTPRTRARFLEVFPEGTLGACAA, from the coding sequence ATGCCCACGTTGCTCATGCATCTGACCGCCATCGAACGGATGGCCGCCAATCCGGGAGACCTTCCGGCGGACTGGGTGCGCGCGCTCGCGGAGGACCTGCCGTATGCGCGCTTCGGCGCGGCGCTGCCGGACCTGCCGCTGTGTGAAGGCGTGCGCGGCGGGCTGTCGGCCTTCCTTCCGGAGCGGGAGCCGCCCCTCTTCGCCCGGCTGTACCACGAGCGCGCGCCGGTGGGCTTCGGCCTGAAGATGGCGGAGCTCGTGGCCACCGGTGCGCTGGTGGGCAACGAGGCGGGGCTCGCGCTGCTGGCGGGCTACTTCACGCACCTGTGCATCGACCGGCGGCTGTACCCCGTCGTCGACAGGCTGGTGCACCGCCACCGCCGCCGCGGCGAGCGAGCGCGCGACGCGCACCGTGAAATCGAGTGGGCGCAGACGCTCTTCTACCTGCGCGAGCTGCACGGCGTGGACCTGCTGGGCACGCCCCGGCTGCGCGAGAAGTGTCAGGTGGTGAAGAGTCCGGGCTTCCCGTGGCGGGGCATCGGTCGCGGCATCTACGAGCTGGTGCGCCTGTCGTCGCAGGAGCGCGTGGGCCAGGCCCCGTCCAAGGCGGACGTGGATGGCTGGGTGCGCGGGCTGTACATCTCCGGACTCTTCCTCTCCAGCCCGGTGGGCCGCGCGCGCGCGCTGCCGGCGTACGCGCACCTGTCCTTCCAGGAGCTGTACCGCAACGACGCCTTCGACTTCTCCGGAGAGGTGGAAGGTGCGCTGGAGTCGGCGCGTGGCGTGCTGCGCAGGTTGCACGGCTACATGGCGAGGGGCACCTTCACGCCACGTACGCGTGCGCGCTTCCTCGAGGTGTTCCCCGAGGGCACGCTGGGCGCGTGTGCCGCATAG
- a CDS encoding sulfite exporter TauE/SafE family protein: MTVLLLMMAGGLAGSLGAMLGIGGGIVLVPALVLLFGIPLEEAVPASLMCVVANSCAAAAGYVHNHLSDIRLGLTLELATVMGAIVGGLVAAMVAPAMVAVVFGLFTLYVALQMMLLCSPRQEPATLSDYTPTNYPLGISGSFVAGGLSSLLGVGGGPLKVPLMSYGMRVPFKVASATSNLMIGVTGAASVAAYALRGHLKLALVSPLVVGVLVGAYVGGRLMPKMPTAVLKKLFAVVLLVVASQMLWKGGAGLWPSMVK; this comes from the coding sequence ATGACGGTCCTACTCCTCATGATGGCGGGCGGCCTCGCGGGCTCTCTCGGGGCGATGCTTGGCATCGGAGGAGGCATCGTCCTGGTCCCCGCGCTGGTGTTGCTGTTCGGTATCCCCCTGGAAGAGGCGGTGCCCGCGAGCCTCATGTGCGTGGTGGCCAACTCGTGCGCGGCGGCCGCGGGCTACGTGCACAACCACCTGAGCGACATCCGGCTGGGGCTGACGCTGGAGCTGGCCACGGTGATGGGCGCCATCGTTGGCGGGCTGGTGGCGGCGATGGTTGCTCCGGCGATGGTGGCCGTGGTGTTCGGCCTCTTCACCCTCTACGTCGCCCTGCAGATGATGCTGCTGTGCTCTCCGCGGCAGGAGCCGGCGACGCTGAGTGACTACACGCCGACGAACTACCCGCTGGGCATCTCCGGCTCCTTCGTCGCGGGCGGGCTGTCCTCGCTGCTGGGCGTGGGCGGAGGCCCACTGAAGGTGCCGCTGATGAGCTACGGCATGCGGGTGCCGTTCAAGGTGGCCAGCGCCACCAGCAACCTGATGATTGGCGTGACGGGGGCCGCGAGCGTGGCGGCCTACGCACTCCGCGGGCACCTGAAGCTGGCGCTGGTGTCCCCGCTGGTGGTGGGGGTCCTGGTTGGCGCGTACGTCGGCGGCAGGCTGATGCCGAAGATGCCCACGGCGGTGCTGAAGAAGCTCTTCGCCGTGGTGCTGCTGGTGGTCGCGAGCCAGATGCTGTGGAAGGGAGGGGCGGGACTGTGGCCGAGCATGGTGAAATGA
- a CDS encoding tetratricopeptide repeat protein — MHAPDDTQRAHILDAIQQQKNALAPLRITGSPTEVGQGLVSLAELHGLVEDHAASRECYEEALGLFQQAKYKPGQAQALLGLGVVKAHFEDHRGAMERIAQAAMLFNEAKDREGEALARACIGESLRAMGQPEAAEEKYQEALILLRQTRNPDRVARLLLDIGDIRMEKGEYEPARKRFLEAVPLLEQGEDPEALAQGHLLLGESEGLLGNHDGARPHLLRAVELYEQLHDHAYEARARWDLGLSCYYLQDFAAARAQFEAVLPLYEDQGRADEVAKVRNVLAHFAARGV, encoded by the coding sequence ATGCACGCTCCCGACGACACCCAACGCGCCCACATCCTCGACGCCATCCAGCAGCAGAAGAACGCGCTGGCCCCGCTGCGCATCACCGGCTCGCCCACCGAGGTGGGCCAGGGGCTGGTGAGTCTGGCGGAGCTGCACGGCCTGGTGGAGGACCATGCCGCGAGCCGCGAGTGCTACGAGGAGGCGCTCGGCCTCTTCCAGCAGGCGAAGTACAAGCCCGGCCAGGCGCAGGCGCTGCTCGGCCTGGGCGTGGTGAAGGCGCACTTCGAGGACCACCGCGGCGCCATGGAGCGCATCGCCCAGGCGGCCATGCTCTTCAACGAGGCGAAGGACCGCGAGGGCGAGGCCCTGGCCCGCGCCTGCATCGGCGAGTCCCTGCGCGCCATGGGCCAGCCGGAGGCCGCGGAGGAGAAGTACCAGGAGGCCCTCATCCTCCTGCGCCAGACGCGCAACCCGGACCGCGTGGCGCGGCTGCTGCTCGACATCGGCGACATCCGCATGGAGAAGGGCGAGTACGAGCCCGCCCGCAAGCGCTTCCTGGAGGCCGTGCCGCTGCTGGAGCAGGGCGAGGACCCGGAGGCGCTCGCGCAGGGCCACCTGCTGCTGGGCGAGTCCGAGGGCCTGCTGGGCAACCATGACGGCGCCCGCCCCCACCTGCTGCGCGCGGTGGAGCTCTACGAGCAATTGCACGACCACGCGTACGAGGCCCGCGCCCGGTGGGATTTGGGCCTGTCCTGCTACTACCTGCAGGACTTCGCCGCGGCCCGCGCCCAGTTCGAGGCGGTGCTGCCGCTGTATGAAGATCAGGGCCGCGCGGACGAGGTCGCCAAGGTCCGCAACGTGCTGGCCCACTTCGCCGCGCGCGGAGTCTGA
- a CDS encoding helix-turn-helix domain-containing protein produces MNDNALNANVGLKLRGLRLARNIKQADAAKDLGVSPAYLNLIEKGKRVMPFPLLWKALRYFDQDPEQFMSTLGEGRVDEALAKLLDEPLLKSLDIDPESLQSLSAEPKLAGTVAALFNLYKNTRTQLENVLAQLNVEERTRAQGGAQNGTVPGVRFDYSPFDEVSDFLEKHRNFFPELEEQAEALRRDVRLERQLTSGQLIRLLEERFGYRVLFDDPAPSGSSVVRRLDPEEKTLTLSPFLTEQPLKFQIAASIGLLVMDREKLVERIMVAGRMRHGETERLIKVNLANYFAGALMLPYGDFFKEVQRTRYDVELLSSIFGSTYETVAHRLCNLSDPKRPGIPFHFLRADIAGNISKRYSGTGIRFATGGGSCAKWAVHLAFLNPSQITRQYSIMPDGTTYFCFAKVQLQPIEGSIVKGTAYSIGLGTHAENAKYLAYGLPTTDLRKDAIPSGISCRFCERTDCNQRAAASYRFAFAFDEYTKKDCFFSPLLVHEKADKVEKERIHQMGENGGPAHAHGGGVEVLPMNGSLTVNGTHGTEKDDSLDKPSRRRKGGDA; encoded by the coding sequence ATGAACGACAACGCACTGAACGCCAACGTGGGCCTGAAGCTCCGAGGGCTGCGCCTTGCACGCAACATCAAGCAAGCAGACGCGGCCAAGGACCTGGGTGTGTCCCCCGCGTACCTGAACCTCATCGAGAAGGGGAAGCGGGTGATGCCCTTCCCGCTGCTCTGGAAGGCGCTGCGCTACTTCGACCAGGACCCCGAGCAGTTCATGTCCACGCTCGGCGAGGGCCGCGTGGACGAGGCGCTGGCGAAGCTGCTGGACGAGCCGCTGCTCAAGAGCCTCGACATCGACCCCGAGTCGCTCCAGTCGCTGTCCGCCGAGCCGAAGCTGGCCGGCACGGTGGCCGCGCTCTTCAACCTCTACAAGAACACGCGCACGCAGTTGGAGAACGTGCTGGCGCAGCTCAACGTGGAGGAGCGCACCCGCGCGCAGGGTGGCGCGCAGAACGGCACGGTGCCGGGCGTCCGCTTCGACTACTCGCCCTTCGACGAGGTCAGCGACTTCCTGGAGAAGCACCGCAACTTCTTCCCGGAATTGGAGGAGCAGGCGGAGGCGCTGCGCCGTGACGTGCGCCTGGAGCGGCAGCTCACCAGCGGACAGCTCATCCGGCTGCTGGAGGAGCGCTTCGGCTACCGCGTCCTCTTCGACGACCCGGCGCCCAGCGGCTCGTCCGTGGTGCGGCGGTTGGACCCGGAGGAGAAGACGCTCACCCTGTCGCCCTTCCTCACCGAGCAGCCGCTGAAGTTCCAGATTGCCGCGTCCATCGGCCTGCTGGTGATGGACCGCGAGAAGCTGGTGGAGCGCATCATGGTGGCGGGCCGCATGCGCCACGGTGAGACGGAGCGGCTCATCAAGGTCAACCTGGCCAACTACTTCGCTGGCGCGCTGATGCTCCCCTACGGGGACTTCTTCAAGGAGGTGCAGCGCACGCGCTACGACGTGGAGCTGCTCTCCAGCATCTTCGGCTCCACCTACGAGACGGTGGCCCACCGGCTCTGCAACCTGTCGGACCCCAAGCGCCCCGGCATCCCCTTCCACTTCCTGCGCGCGGACATCGCCGGCAACATCTCCAAGCGCTACAGCGGCACCGGCATCCGCTTCGCCACCGGCGGCGGCTCGTGCGCCAAGTGGGCCGTGCACCTGGCCTTCCTCAACCCGTCCCAAATCACCCGGCAGTACTCCATCATGCCGGACGGGACGACGTACTTCTGCTTCGCCAAGGTGCAGCTGCAGCCCATTGAAGGCTCCATCGTCAAGGGCACGGCCTACTCCATCGGCCTGGGCACCCACGCGGAGAACGCGAAGTACCTGGCCTACGGCCTGCCCACCACGGACCTGCGCAAGGACGCCATTCCGTCCGGCATCTCCTGCCGCTTCTGCGAGCGCACGGACTGCAACCAGCGCGCGGCCGCCAGCTACCGCTTCGCCTTCGCCTTCGACGAGTACACGAAGAAGGACTGCTTCTTCTCCCCGCTGCTCGTCCACGAGAAGGCCGACAAGGTGGAGAAGGAGCGTATCCACCAGATGGGGGAGAATGGCGGCCCAGCCCACGCGCATGGCGGCGGGGTGGAGGTGCTCCCGATGAACGGCTCGCTCACCGTCAACGGGACTCACGGGACTGAGAAGGACGATTCGTTGGACAAGCCGTCCCGGCGCCGCAAGGGTGGCGACGCCTGA
- the fabF gene encoding beta-ketoacyl-ACP synthase II — MEKRRVAVTGLGLISPCGTGVEKSWEALVGGRSGVGPITLFDASRLDCRIAGEVKDFQPEDYIDRREVRRMDRFAQFAVVAADMAIADSGLKITPENAERVAAIIGSGIGGISSLEETYRKAMEKGPDRISPFFILQMIINLAPGYVTMRHGIKGPSWSTNSACSTSAHAIGEAMRGIQRGEFDAAVAGGSEAPISLLGVGGFAAMKALSTRNDAPQEASRPFDADRDGFVLAEGAGMLVLEEWEHARARGARIYAELSGYSATSDAHHVTAPAPEHEGAQRSMRGAMKDAGLTPADIGYINAHGTSTDLGDVLEMEGIARVFGDAARTVAISSTKSMTGHMNGAAGAAEAVISILALTREVLPPTINLQRQDPRIALDCVPNTARPARLDAVMSNSFGFGGTNASLVFRRATG, encoded by the coding sequence ATGGAGAAGCGGCGTGTCGCGGTGACCGGGCTGGGGCTCATCAGCCCCTGTGGCACGGGAGTGGAGAAGAGCTGGGAGGCCCTGGTGGGCGGGCGGAGCGGCGTGGGCCCCATCACCCTCTTCGACGCGAGCCGGCTGGACTGCCGCATCGCTGGCGAGGTGAAGGACTTCCAACCGGAGGACTACATCGACCGGCGCGAGGTGCGGCGGATGGACCGCTTCGCGCAGTTCGCGGTGGTGGCGGCGGACATGGCCATCGCGGACTCGGGGCTGAAAATCACCCCGGAGAACGCCGAGCGCGTGGCGGCCATCATCGGCTCCGGCATCGGTGGCATCTCCAGCCTGGAGGAGACCTACCGCAAGGCGATGGAGAAGGGGCCGGACCGCATCAGCCCGTTCTTCATCCTCCAGATGATCATCAATCTGGCGCCCGGCTACGTCACCATGCGCCACGGCATCAAGGGCCCCTCGTGGTCCACCAACTCCGCGTGCTCCACCAGCGCCCATGCCATTGGCGAGGCGATGCGCGGAATCCAGCGCGGCGAGTTCGACGCGGCGGTGGCCGGCGGCTCCGAGGCGCCCATCTCACTGCTGGGCGTGGGCGGCTTCGCCGCGATGAAGGCGCTGTCCACCCGCAACGACGCGCCCCAGGAGGCCAGCCGCCCGTTCGACGCGGACCGCGACGGCTTCGTGCTCGCCGAGGGCGCCGGCATGCTCGTGCTCGAGGAGTGGGAGCACGCCCGCGCCCGGGGCGCGCGCATCTACGCCGAGCTGTCCGGCTACAGCGCCACCTCCGACGCGCACCACGTCACCGCGCCCGCCCCCGAGCACGAAGGCGCCCAGCGCAGCATGCGCGGCGCCATGAAGGACGCCGGCCTCACGCCCGCGGACATCGGCTACATCAATGCCCACGGCACCTCGACGGACCTCGGCGACGTGCTGGAGATGGAGGGCATCGCCCGCGTCTTCGGCGACGCCGCGCGCACCGTCGCCATTTCCTCCACCAAGTCCATGACGGGCCACATGAACGGCGCGGCTGGCGCCGCCGAGGCCGTCATCAGCATCCTCGCCCTCACCCGCGAGGTCCTCCCGCCCACCATCAACCTCCAGCGTCAGGACCCCCGCATCGCCCTGGACTGCGTGCCCAACACCGCCCGCCCCGCGCGCCTGGACGCCGTCATGAGCAACTCCTTCGGCTTCGGCGGCACCAACGCGTCGCTCGTCTTCCGCCGGGCCACCGGATGA
- a CDS encoding PaaI family thioesterase, which translates to MSQGSAGSRTRTVTWRDPREGVAAARTLSGLEYLRAIVRGEVPGAPIAELMGFAPVEVDEGRAVFVVEPAEYHYNPIGTVHGGLAATVLDSALACAVHSTLPAGSGYTTLELHVNLVRAIAHDTGRLTCTGEVIHVGGRVATAQAKLTDAAGKLYAHGTTTCMLFRPPGAGGRE; encoded by the coding sequence ATGAGCCAGGGGAGCGCTGGGAGCCGGACCCGGACCGTGACGTGGAGGGACCCGCGCGAGGGCGTGGCCGCGGCCAGGACGCTGTCCGGGCTGGAATACCTGCGCGCCATCGTCCGAGGTGAGGTGCCGGGGGCGCCCATCGCCGAGCTGATGGGGTTCGCTCCGGTGGAGGTGGACGAGGGGCGGGCGGTGTTCGTGGTGGAGCCGGCGGAGTACCACTACAACCCCATCGGCACGGTGCACGGTGGGCTGGCGGCCACGGTGCTGGACTCGGCGCTGGCGTGCGCGGTGCACTCCACCTTGCCGGCGGGGTCGGGGTACACGACGCTGGAGCTGCATGTGAATCTCGTGCGCGCGATTGCTCACGACACGGGCCGGCTGACGTGCACGGGCGAGGTCATCCATGTGGGTGGGCGGGTGGCCACGGCCCAGGCGAAGCTGACGGATGCGGCGGGGAAGCTGTATGCCCACGGCACCACCACGTGCATGCTGTTCCGGCCCCCGGGCGCGGGAGGCCGCGAGTAG
- a CDS encoding TetR/AcrR family transcriptional regulator, whose protein sequence is MRYGPEHKQATRERILAAAENLFRKQGFEGASVERVMRAAGLTVGGFYAHFASKDSLLAESVRAFFQRNGERWLGGLEELRGAEWLSHFVRRYLNRHIRDNMETGCILPSVLSDLGRGTPEAREAFAEGVEGLVAEMVVRVPGEDGVTARKRALATVTSLIGAMTLARATKGLPLSDEILEAAREFLLADGKGTEAAPASRKKSH, encoded by the coding sequence ATGCGGTACGGACCAGAGCACAAGCAGGCCACGCGCGAGCGCATCCTGGCGGCGGCGGAGAACCTCTTCCGCAAGCAGGGCTTCGAGGGCGCGAGCGTGGAGCGCGTCATGCGCGCGGCGGGGCTGACGGTGGGGGGCTTCTATGCCCACTTCGCCTCGAAGGACTCGCTGCTCGCGGAGTCCGTGCGCGCCTTCTTCCAGCGCAACGGCGAGCGGTGGCTGGGTGGGCTGGAGGAGTTGCGGGGCGCGGAGTGGCTGAGCCACTTCGTGCGCCGGTACCTCAACCGCCACATCCGCGACAACATGGAGACGGGCTGCATCCTGCCGTCGGTGTTGTCGGACCTGGGGCGAGGGACTCCGGAAGCGCGCGAGGCCTTCGCCGAGGGGGTGGAGGGGCTGGTGGCGGAGATGGTGGTGCGCGTGCCGGGCGAGGATGGCGTCACCGCGCGGAAGCGGGCGCTGGCGACGGTGACGTCCCTCATCGGCGCGATGACGCTGGCCCGGGCGACGAAGGGCCTGCCCCTGTCGGATGAAATCCTGGAGGCGGCGCGGGAGTTCCTGCTCGCGGACGGGAAGGGGACGGAAGCGGCCCCTGCCTCGCGGAAGAAGTCACACTGA
- a CDS encoding YceI family protein, with protein MSRTFLALAALLSLPALAAEPAAAPRAFVFNDPNSRDTVAFMLDAPLEVINGLSNEVRGRVEVKGTKASGKFQLPVKSIKTGNDTRDEHLRNDRWLDAAKSPDIVFEFVDLALPSALEAGKPVKVKGKGRFTLRGVTREEPVEVTATYFKESSETKNRAAGDLLRVRAKFQIPLEAYGIQRTEALVLKVGETAEVNVDAWGSTQFKL; from the coding sequence ATGTCCCGCACGTTCCTGGCGCTCGCCGCCCTCCTGTCGCTTCCCGCACTCGCGGCCGAGCCCGCCGCCGCGCCGCGGGCCTTCGTCTTCAATGACCCGAACAGCCGCGACACCGTGGCCTTCATGCTGGACGCGCCGCTGGAGGTCATCAACGGCCTGTCCAACGAGGTTCGCGGCCGCGTGGAGGTGAAGGGCACCAAGGCCAGCGGGAAGTTCCAGCTGCCCGTGAAGTCCATCAAGACGGGCAACGACACGCGCGACGAGCACCTGCGCAATGACCGCTGGCTGGACGCCGCGAAGTCCCCGGACATCGTCTTCGAGTTCGTCGACCTGGCCCTGCCCTCGGCGCTGGAGGCGGGCAAGCCGGTGAAGGTGAAGGGCAAGGGCCGCTTCACCCTGCGCGGTGTGACGCGCGAGGAGCCGGTGGAGGTGACGGCCACGTACTTCAAGGAGTCCAGCGAGACGAAGAACCGCGCGGCGGGAGACCTCCTGCGCGTGCGTGCGAAGTTCCAGATTCCGCTCGAGGCCTACGGCATCCAGCGGACGGAAGCGCTGGTGCTCAAGGTGGGCGAGACCGCCGAGGTCAACGTCGACGCCTGGGGCTCCACGCAATTCAAGCTGTAA
- a CDS encoding DUF692 domain-containing protein translates to MVTYARRHGLKPLGAGIGLRRSFYEELPRTVRTLDWVEVIPENFLSLGGRPQRTLNACAERWPVLPHGVGLDIGGPDALDVDYVTRLAALVARVDAPFFSDHLCYSRLGGVYLHDLLPLPFTEAAVEHVVPRVREVVARVGRPFLLENPSYYAHMPGGTLSEADFLRHVVEQADCGLLLDVNNVYVNALNHGYDPRAFVDALPLERVVQVHLAGHTRYPDVIIDTHGDRVCGDVWSLYRYVLERTGPVATLIEWDQDIPSLDAVLDEADVARGALREVAGR, encoded by the coding sequence GTGGTGACGTACGCGCGGAGACACGGACTGAAGCCGCTGGGCGCGGGCATCGGGCTGCGGCGGAGCTTCTACGAGGAGCTGCCCCGCACCGTTCGCACGCTCGACTGGGTGGAGGTCATCCCGGAGAACTTCCTCTCGCTGGGCGGCCGGCCGCAGCGCACCCTGAACGCCTGCGCGGAGCGGTGGCCGGTGCTGCCGCACGGCGTGGGGCTCGACATCGGCGGGCCGGATGCGCTGGACGTGGACTACGTCACGCGGCTGGCGGCGCTGGTGGCGCGGGTGGACGCGCCGTTCTTCTCGGACCACCTCTGCTATTCGCGGCTGGGCGGCGTGTACCTGCATGACCTGCTGCCGCTGCCCTTCACCGAGGCCGCCGTGGAGCACGTGGTGCCGCGCGTGCGCGAGGTGGTGGCGCGCGTGGGTCGGCCCTTCCTGCTGGAGAACCCGAGCTACTACGCGCACATGCCGGGCGGCACGCTGTCCGAGGCGGACTTCCTGCGGCACGTGGTGGAGCAGGCGGACTGCGGGCTGTTGCTGGACGTGAACAACGTCTACGTCAACGCGCTCAACCACGGGTATGACCCGCGGGCCTTCGTGGACGCGCTGCCGCTGGAGCGGGTGGTGCAGGTCCACCTCGCCGGCCACACGCGCTACCCGGACGTCATCATCGACACGCACGGAGACCGCGTCTGCGGGGACGTGTGGTCGTTGTATCGGTATGTGCTGGAGCGCACCGGCCCGGTGGCGACGCTCATCGAGTGGGACCAGGACATCCCCTCGCTGGACGCGGTGCTGGACGAGGCGGACGTGGCGCGCGGCGCGCTGCGGGAGGTGGCGGGGCGATGA
- a CDS encoding DNA-binding domain-containing protein: MKPALKHFFDSMGTYFARPGAESLERLYAEHPGWDAARGRVAVYGDFVRGHVRGVLEKVFPLVRGAVGPEAWGALVEGYTLTRPARHHELNHLAEGFPAFVADAVAARGLAAFVPALARFEWTDFAVFASEESAPERVERLSANPTLAVLEHPFLLCAYVRAQGARTEPEAGQELALLWRHPEHLVTYYVEATPPALLVLKMAVEGLSASDVAAATGMPEAELRSSVERFSRDGLVLAPRGSEG; the protein is encoded by the coding sequence ATGAAGCCGGCGCTGAAGCACTTCTTCGACAGCATGGGCACGTACTTCGCCCGCCCCGGCGCGGAGTCGCTGGAGCGGCTGTACGCGGAGCACCCGGGCTGGGACGCGGCGCGCGGGCGCGTGGCCGTCTATGGCGACTTCGTGCGCGGGCATGTGCGCGGCGTGCTGGAGAAGGTCTTCCCGCTCGTGCGCGGCGCGGTGGGCCCGGAGGCGTGGGGTGCGCTGGTGGAGGGCTACACGCTGACGCGGCCCGCGCGGCACCATGAGCTGAACCACCTGGCGGAGGGCTTCCCGGCCTTCGTCGCGGACGCGGTGGCCGCGCGCGGGCTGGCAGCCTTCGTCCCCGCGCTGGCGCGCTTCGAGTGGACGGACTTCGCGGTGTTCGCCTCGGAGGAGTCCGCGCCGGAGCGGGTGGAGCGGCTGTCGGCCAACCCCACGCTGGCCGTGCTGGAGCATCCCTTCCTTCTTTGCGCGTACGTGCGGGCGCAGGGGGCGCGGACGGAGCCGGAGGCGGGGCAGGAGCTGGCCTTGCTGTGGCGCCACCCGGAGCACCTCGTCACCTACTACGTGGAGGCCACGCCGCCCGCGCTGCTGGTGCTGAAGATGGCGGTGGAGGGGCTGTCCGCCTCGGACGTGGCTGCGGCCACCGGCATGCCCGAGGCGGAGCTGCGGAGCTCGGTGGAGCGCTTCTCCCGCGACGGGCTGGTGCTGGCTCCGCGCGGCTCCGAAGGCTGA